From a single Candoia aspera isolate rCanAsp1 chromosome 2, rCanAsp1.hap2, whole genome shotgun sequence genomic region:
- the GPR62 gene encoding G-protein coupled receptor 62, with protein sequence MVNRTRINSTHGLDAFGVSQFQEAIGVFFMVMLSVIALVANTAVLVVLLKTPLLRKFIFVCHLCFVDLLSAIFIMPLGIISSSTCFNRILYSIAECQTLIFLNVCFISTSILTISVISIERYYYIVHPMRYEVKMTTGLAITVVAFIWIKSMLVAALALVGWPQDNGASSASKCTVNWSPGAHKKIFVIIFSILCFILPTLIIFAVYGSIYKVARIASLQHIPVPSWTAAPRQRSESIHSQVTIITTRNVPPRLSPERFFGGNKAALTLVLIVGQFLCCWLPFFSFHLHCSFNSAPSVPDSIEIVVTWLAYSSFAINPFFYGLLNRQIREELAKMGRHCLSKPLNQDFCVSSPEGSIHENFLQFLQRTSGTIETHFSYVNSSPRNTLDQTAMGFRIPGQIPEETN encoded by the coding sequence ATGGTAAACAGAACTAGGATTAACTCTACTCATGGACTTGATGCCTTTGGAGTATCCCAGTTCCAGGAGGCCATTGGTGTTTTCTTCATGGTTATGCTGAGTGTCATTGCCTTGGTTGCCAACACAGCAGTCCTGGTTGTTCTTCTCAAAACACCTCTACTGAGGAAGTTCATCTTTGTCTGCCATCTTTGCTTTGTAGATCTGTTGTCAGCCATTTTCATCATGCCACTGGGGATTATCTCCAGTTCCACGTGCTTCAACAGAATTTTGTATAGCATCGCTGAGTGTCAAACACTGATCTTCTTGAATGTTTGTTTCATCAGCACTTCCATACTCACCATCTCTGTTATCAGCATTGAACGATACTACTACATTGTCCACCCCATGAGATATGAAGTTAAGATGACTACTGGGCTGGCCATTACTGTGGTGGCTTTCATCTGGATTAAGTCTATGCTGGTTGCTGCTCTGGCACTAGTAGGCTGGCCCCAAGACAATGGTGCTAGCAGTGCCAGTAAATGTACTGTCAACTGGAGCCCTGGAGCTCACAAGAAGATTTTTGTGATAATCTTCAGCATTCTCTGCTTCATACTGCCCACTTTAATTATCTTTGCAGTATATGGCAGCATCTACAAAGTGGCCCGCATTGCCTCCTTGCAGCATATTCCTGTCCCATCCTGGACAGCTGCCCCCAGACAAAGGTCAGAGTCCATTCACAGCCAAGTCACCATCATCACTACCAGGAATGTGCCTCCTAGACTGTCTCCTGAGCGTTTTTTTGGTGGGAATAAAGCAGCCCTCACCTTGGTGCTGATTGTAGGCCAGTTTCTCTGCTGCtggcttccttttttctccttccaccTCCACTGCTCCTTCAACTCTGCCCCTTCAGTCCCCGATTCTATTGAAATAGTTGTGACCTGGCTGGCTTATTCTTCCTTTGCGATCAACCCTTTCTTCTACGGGTTGCTAAACCGCCAGATCAGAGAAGAGCTAGCCAAGATGGGACGACACTGCCTCAGCAAGCCTCTGAACCAGGACTTTTGTGTCTCCAGCCCAGAAGGCTCTATCCATGAGAATTTCCTCCAGTTCCTCCAGAGGACTAGTGGCACAATAGAGACCCATTTCAGCTATGTGAATTCCAGCCCCAGGAACACTTTGGACCAGACTGCTATGGGATTCAGAATCCCAGGACAAATCCCAGAAGAAACCAACTGA